A single Loxodonta africana isolate mLoxAfr1 chromosome 12, mLoxAfr1.hap2, whole genome shotgun sequence DNA region contains:
- the ZNHIT1 gene encoding zinc finger HIT domain-containing protein 1, producing MVEKKTSVRSQDPGQRRVLDRAARQRRINRQLEALENDNFQDDPHAGLPQLGKRLPQFDDDTETGKKKKKTRGDHFKLRFRKNFQALLEEQNLSVAEGPNYLTACAGPPSRPQRPFCAVCGFPSPYTCVSCGARYCTVRCLGTHQETRCLKWTV from the exons TTCGCTCCCAGGACCCCGGACAGCGGCGGGTGCTGGACAGGGCGGCTCGGCAGCGCCGCATCAACAGGCAGCTTGAGGCACTGGAGAATGACAACTTCCAGGACGATCCCCACGCAGGACTCCCCCAGCTTGGCAAGAGGCTGCCTCAGTTTGATGATGACACAGAGACTG gaaagaaaaaaaagaaaactcgaGGTGATCATTTTAAACTGCGCTTCCGAAAAAACTTTCAGGCGCTTTTGGAGGAGCAG AACCTGAGTGTGGCCGAGGGCCCTAACTACCTGACAGCCTGTGCAGGACCCCCATCCCGGCCCCAGCGccccttctgtgccgtctgcGGCTTCCCTTCCCCATACACCTGTGTCAGCTGTGGCGCCCGGTATTGCACGGTACGCTGTCTGGGTACCCACCAGGAGACCAG GTGCCTGAAGTGGACTGTGTAA